Proteins co-encoded in one Gleimia hominis genomic window:
- a CDS encoding YihY/virulence factor BrkB family protein codes for MPKSSQTPLVAHSKPANEIDVEPVHHLYAPRQAEHHHVQGPSLKAAWAAKTWGEKAKLALSWWKHTRVARGLDRYSVKRGNLLAGGISYVAIFSITAALTVGWTIFMAVLGSNAELRNAVLDAIDSSMPGLIQTSGHPEGLVNPDSLVADSPFTLTGFIALVLFLFSASRVMDALKKSLWSMFGIVKIPENAVWIKARDLFGFVLIAGGVLLTAVLGIVSSTLGSQVLEWLGISGTLGQVLLRILSILVGLLVDTLVIAGLIRLIAGMRAPAKDLWLGALIAGVGSSVVRFLGTSALGSADSALTGASVAIVTVLLWVNLLARIVLMSAAWMANPPIAPTPESVQHMHGYESPNYVTDSDRRTLQWPHHTMTGDLEPDPLMDPNTTEIVLDSATWHSPQARRLRQRIDVHTGKADRYRRQLWTLGKIQRRNKK; via the coding sequence ATGCCGAAATCTTCACAGACACCACTGGTTGCGCATTCGAAACCGGCGAATGAGATTGATGTTGAACCGGTTCATCACCTTTACGCTCCCCGCCAGGCGGAGCATCACCACGTGCAAGGCCCTTCCTTGAAAGCAGCTTGGGCTGCGAAGACGTGGGGAGAGAAAGCTAAGTTAGCGCTGTCGTGGTGGAAGCACACGCGCGTGGCACGTGGTTTAGACCGCTACAGTGTTAAACGCGGGAACCTGCTGGCTGGGGGCATTTCTTACGTAGCGATTTTCTCTATCACCGCGGCCTTAACCGTGGGGTGGACGATTTTTATGGCGGTTTTAGGTTCTAACGCGGAGCTTCGCAACGCGGTGTTGGACGCGATCGATTCTTCTATGCCCGGTTTGATTCAAACATCCGGCCACCCCGAGGGTCTAGTTAATCCCGATTCTTTAGTGGCAGATTCTCCGTTCACTTTGACTGGGTTCATTGCTCTAGTGTTGTTTTTGTTTTCTGCATCTAGGGTTATGGATGCGTTGAAGAAGTCGTTGTGGTCCATGTTTGGGATCGTTAAGATCCCGGAGAACGCAGTGTGGATTAAGGCGCGCGACCTGTTTGGTTTCGTTTTAATTGCCGGAGGGGTGCTACTCACCGCGGTGCTGGGCATTGTTTCATCCACTCTCGGCTCTCAGGTACTGGAGTGGCTTGGGATTTCTGGGACGCTGGGACAGGTGCTACTTCGGATCCTGTCGATCCTGGTGGGGTTGCTGGTTGACACGCTGGTGATTGCTGGGCTGATCCGGCTGATCGCGGGAATGAGGGCGCCCGCGAAGGATTTGTGGCTCGGAGCGTTGATCGCTGGGGTAGGTTCCTCGGTAGTGCGTTTCTTAGGTACTTCCGCGTTGGGGTCGGCGGATAGTGCCCTTACAGGCGCGTCCGTGGCGATTGTGACGGTGCTCCTGTGGGTGAACTTGTTGGCGCGGATTGTTTTAATGTCTGCTGCTTGGATGGCGAATCCGCCGATTGCTCCGACACCGGAATCAGTGCAGCACATGCATGGGTACGAGTCCCCTAACTACGTTACTGACTCGGACCGGCGCACATTGCAGTGGCCGCATCACACCATGACGGGCGACCTGGAACCCGACCCTTTGATGGACCCGAACACTACGGAAATTGTTTTGGATTCCGCTACTTGGCATTCACCGCAGGCACGCCGGTTACGTCAGCGCATAGACGTGCACACCGGAAAAGCGGACCGCTACCGCCGGCAACTATGGACGCTGGGAAAGATTCAACGCCGAAACAAAAAGTAG
- a CDS encoding Rib/alpha-like domain-containing protein, producing MRLEKWSASSPRALRRSWRAVLSAFAVGGLVVAGGAGVSATAFAQESTGTPAAVDRAEDPASKQAALDVVDSYQVNAGQKIWNIGLVKTAQYADGSDAKKAVEIVKDPALEGKIEFSSPSQIVAQVPGDYQLKLRLTLKTGNPIERTVALKVWPEYTIAPTLMKYITVDDVTLKSDQTPALNEKFKNVALNLTSEDGQSKYTFDNLFANVGTYKDFESERQIIRLDKGYTSAAANIPEGYFFAGLLRTGWDGATRTPRKVLRFSANTIGVPYIRPLFYSQLSYADLNLSESDEGKKTVTPKLAHEDAGIALKFIASNFPKWASLDEATGAVTVDAKSVPAGTRELSVITKYGDHEVTRVTKLKVRKTVDAGVVTPVPQISKDQIVPAVIHKGDDLTLGAANIKDLPEGAKAEDVTADGAVNTAKPGEYTGKIKVTFKDGSSRVVEVPVTVKDRVPAATLEPAQPINPSEQPGNGGNSSETPGSEPGTPGKQPGIGESSSNSGQQAGGANTSSTPEGNKQLAKTGVAAGAIGLAAIAVTGAGVGLARRR from the coding sequence ATGAGGTTAGAAAAGTGGTCGGCTAGTTCACCCAGGGCGCTGCGGCGGTCTTGGCGCGCAGTGCTGTCCGCGTTCGCGGTGGGTGGTTTAGTGGTTGCGGGTGGAGCAGGTGTATCTGCGACCGCGTTCGCCCAAGAAAGTACTGGTACCCCCGCAGCTGTGGATAGGGCAGAGGATCCCGCGTCCAAGCAGGCAGCCTTGGATGTGGTTGATTCGTATCAGGTGAATGCTGGGCAGAAGATTTGGAACATTGGACTGGTAAAAACTGCGCAGTACGCGGACGGTAGTGATGCGAAGAAGGCTGTGGAGATCGTCAAGGACCCGGCCTTGGAGGGGAAGATTGAGTTTTCTAGTCCCAGCCAAATTGTCGCCCAGGTACCGGGTGACTATCAGCTGAAACTACGGCTCACTTTGAAGACCGGGAACCCGATTGAACGCACGGTAGCGCTGAAAGTATGGCCTGAGTACACGATAGCGCCGACGCTCATGAAATACATTACGGTGGACGACGTGACTTTGAAGTCCGATCAGACCCCCGCGTTGAATGAGAAGTTTAAGAATGTGGCGTTGAATCTGACTTCCGAGGATGGGCAGAGTAAGTACACGTTCGATAATCTGTTCGCAAACGTTGGTACTTACAAGGACTTTGAGTCTGAAAGGCAGATTATTCGTTTAGATAAGGGCTACACCAGCGCTGCGGCGAATATTCCTGAAGGGTACTTCTTTGCTGGGTTGCTTCGAACCGGTTGGGATGGAGCCACTAGAACTCCACGGAAGGTGCTGCGGTTTAGTGCGAATACGATTGGCGTACCGTATATCCGCCCCTTGTTCTACAGTCAGCTTTCGTATGCGGATTTGAATTTAAGTGAATCCGATGAGGGGAAGAAGACCGTAACGCCGAAGCTGGCGCATGAGGATGCGGGAATTGCGTTAAAGTTTATTGCCAGCAACTTCCCGAAGTGGGCGTCACTCGACGAGGCGACGGGTGCGGTGACGGTGGATGCGAAGTCGGTTCCGGCTGGCACGCGAGAGCTGAGTGTGATCACGAAGTATGGGGATCACGAGGTCACTCGCGTGACGAAGCTGAAGGTTCGTAAGACCGTGGATGCGGGGGTAGTTACTCCGGTCCCACAGATTTCTAAAGATCAGATTGTGCCTGCGGTGATTCACAAGGGTGATGATTTAACCCTTGGGGCGGCTAATATTAAAGATTTGCCTGAGGGTGCGAAAGCGGAGGATGTTACCGCGGATGGCGCTGTAAATACCGCTAAGCCAGGTGAGTACACGGGGAAGATTAAGGTTACGTTTAAGGATGGTTCTTCTCGTGTGGTTGAGGTACCCGTGACTGTTAAAGACCGCGTTCCCGCAGCAACCTTAGAGCCTGCACAACCGATTAACCCCAGCGAGCAACCCGGAAATGGTGGTAACTCGAGTGAGACTCCAGGTTCTGAACCGGGTACGCCAGGGAAACAGCCCGGAATCGGTGAATCTAGTAGTAACTCTGGGCAGCAAGCGGGTGGTGCAAACACTTCGAGCACGCCGGAAGGGAATAAACAGCTAGCTAAGACTGGTGTCGCTGCCGGTGCTATCGGTTTAGCTGCAATCGCGGTTACCGGTGCTGGGGTTGGACTCGCTAGGCGCCGTTAA
- a CDS encoding exodeoxyribonuclease III, whose protein sequence is MSIEISTFNVNGIRAASRKGFAELMDVTGPDVVALQEVRASDEIVDKLLGEQWEVVNFPCEVKGRAGVALAVRKEGRVQIDRQSVRFGAQPDGVDAVAVDTGRWLEANVRAGDEVVRVVSAYLHSGQVGTEKMDQKYAHLELVTRRMQELLDANVPTVVCGDLNIVHTERDIKNWKGNHNKSAGVLDEEIAYVDAWLNQGWRDVVRDLVGEEQGPYTWWSYRGKAFDNNAGWRIDYQLASPTLAKRAQAWHVDSADAYDARVSDHAPLRIAYEV, encoded by the coding sequence ATGAGTATTGAGATTTCGACCTTTAATGTGAATGGTATCCGTGCGGCTTCCCGCAAAGGATTTGCCGAACTCATGGACGTAACTGGCCCGGACGTGGTTGCGTTGCAGGAAGTGCGCGCGTCTGACGAGATTGTCGACAAGCTTTTGGGGGAGCAGTGGGAGGTAGTTAATTTTCCCTGTGAGGTCAAGGGCCGCGCCGGGGTAGCACTCGCGGTTCGTAAGGAAGGGCGGGTGCAGATTGACCGCCAGAGCGTACGGTTCGGAGCGCAGCCCGATGGGGTTGATGCGGTAGCGGTTGACACGGGCCGGTGGCTAGAAGCCAACGTTCGTGCAGGTGATGAGGTTGTGCGCGTGGTCAGTGCGTACCTGCATTCCGGCCAGGTGGGTACCGAGAAAATGGATCAAAAATACGCGCACTTAGAGTTGGTTACCCGGCGGATGCAAGAGCTGCTGGATGCAAACGTACCCACTGTGGTGTGCGGTGACCTAAACATTGTGCACACGGAGCGGGATATTAAGAACTGGAAGGGGAACCACAATAAGTCCGCGGGCGTGCTGGATGAGGAGATCGCGTATGTGGACGCGTGGTTAAACCAGGGATGGCGTGACGTGGTACGAGACCTGGTGGGGGAGGAGCAGGGCCCGTATACGTGGTGGTCTTACCGGGGAAAAGCGTTTGATAACAATGCGGGCTGGAGAATTGACTACCAGTTAGCGTCCCCAACGCTAGCTAAGCGGGCGCAGGCGTGGCACGTGGACAGTGCGGATGCGTATGACGCGAGGGTGTCAGATCACGCTCCGCTACGTATCGCTTATGAAGTGTAG
- a CDS encoding bifunctional methylenetetrahydrofolate dehydrogenase/methenyltetrahydrofolate cyclohydrolase, producing the protein MRYPWAGAAKPLDGKRCAAQIKNELKARVQDLKNKGITPGLGTILVGQDPASQAYVAGKHRDCKEVGIESFRIDLPQSATQEQILRSIEAFNRNPALTGYIVQLPLPPQVDTNLLLEAVDPAKDVDGLHPTNLGRMLLSVDGLIDNPLPCTPRAVVELLRRNNLYLNGKHVCVIGRGTTVGRTIGSLLTTREVNATVTLCHTGTRDLNRHVRAADVVVSAAGVAGIVTADMVKPGAIVLDVGVSRETHEGKTRIAGDVADGVDAVAGWITPNPGGVGPMTRAMLLANVVEAAERTA; encoded by the coding sequence ATGAGGTATCCGTGGGCAGGAGCGGCGAAGCCTTTAGATGGGAAGCGTTGCGCCGCGCAGATTAAGAACGAACTGAAGGCCCGGGTGCAGGACCTCAAGAATAAAGGTATAACCCCAGGTTTGGGAACGATTTTGGTGGGGCAGGATCCAGCTTCGCAAGCGTACGTGGCGGGCAAACACCGGGACTGTAAGGAAGTGGGGATCGAATCGTTCCGCATTGACTTACCGCAGTCCGCCACGCAGGAGCAGATTTTGCGTTCGATTGAGGCGTTTAATCGCAATCCGGCGCTCACGGGCTACATTGTGCAGTTGCCGTTGCCACCGCAGGTGGATACGAATTTGTTGCTTGAGGCGGTGGATCCAGCTAAAGACGTGGACGGGCTCCACCCTACGAACTTGGGGCGGATGCTGCTGTCGGTAGATGGGTTGATTGATAATCCGCTGCCATGTACGCCCCGGGCGGTGGTGGAACTGCTGCGGCGCAATAACTTGTATCTGAACGGTAAGCACGTGTGCGTCATCGGGCGTGGGACCACGGTTGGCAGGACGATCGGGTCGCTGTTGACCACGCGGGAGGTAAACGCGACGGTGACTTTGTGCCATACGGGGACGCGGGATCTGAACCGGCACGTGCGGGCTGCGGACGTGGTTGTGTCTGCTGCGGGGGTCGCGGGGATCGTTACTGCGGACATGGTGAAACCCGGAGCGATTGTGTTGGACGTGGGGGTGTCGCGTGAAACGCATGAGGGGAAAACCCGGATTGCCGGCGATGTTGCGGACGGTGTCGACGCGGTGGCCGGGTGGATCACCCCGAATCCCGGTGGGGTGGGGCCAATGACGCGGGCGATGCTGCTGGCCAACGTTGTGGAAGCTGCGGAACGCACAGCTTAA
- the glyA gene encoding serine hydroxymethyltransferase — protein MTKLNDLPLAELDPQIAQVLDGELERQRGTLEMIASENFVPRAVLQAQGSVLTNKYAEGYPGRRYYGGCEQVDIAENLAIERAKEVFDAQYANVQPHSGSQANAAVLAALAKPGDTILGLALDNGGHLSHGMRLNFSGKLYDAQFYHVNEKSMRIEMDEVRAAAIEHKPKVIIAGWSAYPRVLDFQAFREIADEVGAYLWVDMAHFAGLVAAGLHPNPVPYADVVTTTVHKTIGGPRSGMILSRDPELGKKLNSAVFPGQQGGPLMHVVAAKAVSMKVAQTEEFKDRQRRTVEGARIIAGRLLQDDVKRAGITLVTGGTDVHLVLVDMRNSKLNGQEGEDALHAVGITVNRNAVPFDPRPPRVTSGLRLGTPALATRGFGAAEFEEVADIIAQTLVQAAAGQVDTERLRGRVKALTDAFPLYEGLQQ, from the coding sequence GTGACAAAACTTAATGATCTGCCCTTGGCGGAACTTGATCCTCAAATCGCACAGGTTCTAGATGGTGAGCTTGAGCGTCAACGCGGAACTTTGGAAATGATCGCGTCGGAAAACTTCGTGCCCCGAGCCGTGCTGCAGGCACAGGGGTCGGTGCTGACGAATAAGTACGCGGAAGGCTACCCTGGGCGCCGTTACTACGGTGGTTGTGAGCAGGTGGATATCGCGGAGAACTTGGCGATCGAACGCGCTAAGGAAGTGTTCGACGCGCAGTACGCAAACGTGCAACCCCATTCGGGTTCGCAAGCGAACGCGGCGGTTTTAGCTGCGCTCGCTAAACCTGGGGACACGATTCTGGGGCTCGCGTTAGATAACGGGGGGCACCTGTCGCACGGGATGCGGCTGAACTTTTCGGGCAAACTGTACGACGCCCAGTTTTACCACGTGAACGAGAAGTCCATGCGTATTGAAATGGATGAGGTTCGAGCCGCTGCCATCGAGCATAAGCCGAAGGTGATTATTGCCGGCTGGTCCGCTTACCCACGAGTGTTGGATTTCCAAGCGTTCCGCGAGATTGCCGATGAGGTGGGAGCTTACCTGTGGGTGGATATGGCGCATTTTGCTGGCTTAGTGGCTGCGGGTTTGCATCCAAACCCGGTGCCGTACGCGGACGTGGTGACCACCACGGTGCACAAGACGATTGGTGGGCCGCGGTCCGGAATGATCCTTTCGCGCGACCCGGAGCTGGGGAAGAAACTGAACTCCGCGGTGTTTCCCGGTCAGCAGGGCGGGCCGCTCATGCATGTGGTGGCTGCGAAAGCGGTGTCTATGAAGGTGGCGCAAACCGAGGAGTTTAAAGACCGGCAGCGCCGCACTGTTGAGGGGGCGCGCATCATTGCGGGCCGGTTGTTGCAAGATGATGTGAAACGTGCGGGCATTACCCTGGTTACCGGGGGGACGGACGTGCACTTGGTGCTAGTGGACATGCGCAATTCTAAGTTGAATGGGCAAGAAGGTGAGGATGCGTTGCACGCAGTTGGGATCACCGTGAATCGTAACGCAGTGCCGTTTGACCCGCGCCCACCCCGCGTTACTTCGGGTTTGCGTCTTGGCACGCCGGCGCTTGCAACCCGTGGGTTTGGCGCCGCCGAGTTTGAAGAAGTTGCCGATATTATTGCGCAGACCCTGGTGCAAGCGGCGGCCGGCCAGGTGGACACCGAACGGTTGCGTGGCCGCGTGAAAGCGTTGACGGACGCGTTCCCACTGTACGAAGGGTTGCAGCAATGA